The region TGTTGTAACAAATCCCCAAAGTTTACACCTACAATGCTTCTCTTTCCAAATGATAATCTGGTTTGGATCGTATTTCTCCCCATCAAGTTGTCCACAATCCTTCAGCATGCATAATTTAATCCACTGGCCTGGATTTTGAGTTGTGAAAATTGATTAGTACGGTGTTGAGTTGCTCTGGCCCATTCAGCAGCGGCACAGAGCAGCAGTGCATCTTTGTGCAACTTCATTCTGTATTAATATGCTAAAGACTCTCCATTGAATTTGCCACGTGAAACCCTGGAGATGAAACAAGTCCGACGCCACTATTAAACTCTTTCCTCCTCGTCGCTATTGTTTTTTCTGACCTAGAAACGTCTGGGCCAACTTTCCTACTAGCTATTAAGGTCTGGCACACTGCTAGGACAAATTCATTCAAGTGTCTGTCTAATAAGACTTGGCTGTGAGGACGGTGGTCAATTAAATTCCTAATTGTTCCTTTAGTTTTGTCCAATTAGCTCTAATTACTttggttttaacttttttctctgaattttttttgagtcaacagacttttttttatctagtataaaatgtatgtttttcagTATCATAAAAGGTTTCTTCTTGTGATGAGACATGAAATAGCAGAGAATGCCACACAAGAGGACATCTCTGAAACTAGATATGCTGCCATCAGTGTTGAGGTGATGGGAAACATAAATGTACATACAATAGATGACAGTCATGACTAGTTCCCACCAACAGCTCAAAGGTAGAAAGAGGTCCAATGTGTCAGCAGGTAATCGAGTCCTGGCCTGTTGACCTTTgacgcatgtcttccccctgtCTCACATCttgctttcctgtctgaccactcTCAGAAAAACCCTTATAAAAAGCTGTAAATTGTCATCTTTAAATAGCAAATGAAGACAAAGTCTGCTTTGTATAGTATTGTACATTTTGTTAAAGATGTTAAAGTGACCATTACATTTGTGCTAGAATCAGGTGGTCAACCAGATGTTGGGAGTGAGGCTATGAAAGAAAGTGAAACAGATAAAGTGAGTCTGGGGCATTGAGTGGCAATGGCGCAGTCCAACAGAACAGAGATGGAGgagactttattctcatttcatggacattaaaacacaaatttcatCAAAGGGTGAgaagtggaaaataaattacatttgtaCCCCTCGCTTAGCTTGTCCTCTTGTCAAAAGTTTCACAAGAATCCATATCAGCTTCCATCTTATCTCATCCATCAATATTTTTCCTTAGCCTCTCAgctgtttctgtatgtttttgctatatttttatatttattgagatatacttatttattatcattttagtCAATTATTTGACATGCCTTCAAGAGTTGCTACTTTTAAAATTGTGCTTTCTCTCATGCACAATAAAAGGAACTTCTGAAATCATAAAGGCATTGTTGTTTTGGTGACTTTAACTGTTAGTAAAGAGTTTATAATTCTCCATTCATAAGAAGAAGTTTGCATTTCCTGTACATGCATAGTTCAAACGCAACTCAGTTTGAAATGGTAGGTTTAATAATGATCATATGTAAAAAGTCCTGGAGGTTATAGTACTTTCTTCAAACTTGAAAGTCCAAGTTTGATTGGGACCAAACAGAACCGGCTCTGAAGCCTCTGAATTCCAACTTGGAAAGTTAGAGATCTAAGACCCATACTATGTTCATATTCGATTTCACTTTTGCTGCAGGTATTTACTATTTATTAGCGCTTCTGATGGTTTGTATGTCATTAAACCAGTGGCACACTTAGTACTTTACAACCTCTATTTGTGAGCGAGTTCCTTTAgtatttgcataaaatcaacagaaagaaatgatCATCTTGGATTGCTCAATGTTATTAGTGCCTTCACAATCCAGAaatcttgtaattttattacttaGGGCAAGAACTTTTGAGACAAATCAAACCCAGCattaattcatgttttaaagatGAGACTGTATTCTTAgctacttttaaaatgtatcgCATCACCCTTAACAAcctaagaaatgttttgattaaattggtgattttgttttaatcctCAAACATCTCTCGCTCCATCCTCAGACTGCCTTGGCCCAACCATTTTTGCCCCAATAAAATCTGATATATGCAGCAACATCACAGTAAGTATAATTTATGAGTTCACTGCTGTGACtacattttacagcaaaattaaaatgatgtgtACTGTCTGAACTGACAGAAAATCAAGGCAGTTTATGATACCAACCCTGGACGCTACAAGACACTTCAGATGCTTCTAGAGGCTGAGAAGGAAATGCATGGAGGTGAATGGCCTAAAGTTGGAGCAACGCTCGAGCTTATGTGGCTCAAAAGGtctcattatttttatatttctttcagttttgcGCAACGTTAAatgatttttcttgttttcacctTTGAAAATCCATAATCACTCATGCATGGTCTCTGTTTCTCCAGGGTTCTCAGATTTATCCAAGTGTTCCTACAGAGCCTGGTGGACGGGGAAAAGGACAGCAGCAACCCCAACCTCATCCGAGTCAATATCACCAAAGCTTATGAAATAGCCCTGAAAAGGTATCATGGGTGGTTTGTTCAGCAGCTCTTCAAGGTCAGTTCAGGATGAGGAGTTTGCTATGTGAGAATCAGATGTATGAAGCTGAGCCTGAATAcaacttttcctctttttagGCAGCTCTTTATGCCGCTCCCTACAAGTCAGATTTCCTGAAGGCTCTCTCCAAAGGTCGGGAGGTGAAGGAGGAAGAATGCTTGGAAAAAATCAGGAAATTTCTCATCAACTTCTCTTCTACTGTGGATGCTGTTTATGACATGTTTAGTAGAATGAACGCTGATCTCGACTACAAGGTGTGACGATGGGAGTCTTCGTTTTTGCAGCTACATCATGGCTTCCTTTCACTGTCACAGGAGAAATCCATTTTCGATCTgctattgtttttaaataaaaaaacatatcattttctgttttgccttACCTGTTCCCTTTCTATATTTTGGGGGGAACTTGAGAAAAGGATCCACCCACCGTAGTATCCTACAGTAATTTAGGATTCTAAAAAATCCTCGCAAATCCATCAAACCTTCATCATAAAGTtttgtgctgtttgtttttgtcttctggtggatttctttgactgtttacatttttttaaagaaacgtCTAATATTGATCATCCATTTTTGTCCTAAGTAGACAGCATGTCTCATTAAAGTGGCCCTGTTGCTTTCATCTTTGTGTTCCTTTTTTTATATTGACTTCTATGTGTCTCTGTTTTCCTAACCACAGCACTTACTTGGGCAACAAGTAGTTCTTTGTAGAtatactatataaataaattgaccTTGACTTCATGGGTCAGTATGTATGAACAGGATGGTCAAACTGAGAGAACAATGAAGATTATCACTCATGATATCTGTCTGCTGTCCTTTCTGGTCCAGgacaaacttttcttgtttcttgaaGAAACATGAAGAGTTGCTTTCTAGTTAAATTCTTTTGATTATTTCCACTTGACTGACTATGAATGAACACTAACATATATTCCCACAAGATttccacagtttttttcccccacttagTTCTCAGCTGTAAGACTAATAAGAAAAATTGTATTCCTCTTTGGTTTCAGTGTAAAAGGAGAGCACGTCTTCTTATAAACCAATGTCTAGTTTTCTC is a window of Xiphophorus hellerii strain 12219 chromosome 12, Xiphophorus_hellerii-4.1, whole genome shotgun sequence DNA encoding:
- the gltpa gene encoding glycolipid transfer protein; amino-acid sequence: MALLMEHQFRQLPADRQVETRPFLDAVSYLPTFFDCLGPTIFAPIKSDICSNITKIKAVYDTNPGRYKTLQMLLEAEKEMHGGEWPKVGATLELMWLKRVLRFIQVFLQSLVDGEKDSSNPNLIRVNITKAYEIALKRYHGWFVQQLFKAALYAAPYKSDFLKALSKGREVKEEECLEKIRKFLINFSSTVDAVYDMFSRMNADLDYKV